One region of Mytilus trossulus isolate FHL-02 unplaced genomic scaffold, PNRI_Mtr1.1.1.hap1 h1tg000110l__unscaffolded, whole genome shotgun sequence genomic DNA includes:
- the LOC134700015 gene encoding uncharacterized protein LOC134700015, whose protein sequence is MASLNPLPSNTILAFMDVSSLYTNIPQDEGIAACEDAWNTRSEKNPPTECLVTLLKLELENNNFSFNEKHYLQIDGTSMGTKMAPSYANIFMGQLEKHPLASAPYQPLSWFRFIDDIDFKWIDSQQHLNEFLEQCNSFHHSIKFTYESSMVKINFLDTTSYIKNGTIITDLHFKRTDKHQFLSPKSCHPKHCSRGIPFSQALRIKRICSTENTKNSRLGQLRKHLVVQGYNNNIIDSAFERANRTSRQELLEYKDKNKAANRTPLVLTYHPDFKNVSSIVQKHWKIIENKFKSKKSFFITTSHGLQKT, encoded by the coding sequence ATGGCAAGCCTCAATCCTTTACCAAGCAATACTATACTTGCATTCATGGACGTGTCTTCTTTATATACCAACATTCCACAAGACGAAGGAATAGCAGCGTGTGAAGATGCATGGAACACTCGTAGTGAAAAAAATCCTCCTACTGAGTGCCTTGTTACACTTCTGAAACTAGAACTGGAGAATAACAACTTCTCTTTCAATGAAAAACACTATCTCCAGATAGACGGTACTAGTATGGGCACAAAAATGGCCCCGTCATATGCCAACATATTtatgggccaacttgaaaaacATCCCTTGGCTAGTGCTCCATATCAGCCCTTATCATGGTTCCGATTCATTGACgatattgatttcaaatggaTAGATTCACAACAACATCTCAATGAATTTCTAGAACAATGTAACTCTTTCCaccattcaataaaatttacatatgaatCATCTATGGTGAAAATTAACTTCCTCGATACTACGAGTTACATCAAGAACGGAACCATTATAACGGACCTTCATTTCAAACGAACGGACAAACATCAATTCCTTTCTCCTAAAAGTTGCCATCCTAAACACTGCTCCCGTGGTATCCCATTCAGCCAGGCATTGCGAATCAAGAGAATATGCTCTACTGAAAATACGAAAAATTCTAGACTTGGACAACTTCGTAAACATCTAGTTGTTCAAGGATACAATAACAACATCATTGATAGCGCTTTCGAAAGAGCAAACAGAACTAGTCGCCAAGAACTTCTTGAGTACAAAGATAAGAATAAAGCAGCTAACAGAACACCCCTTGTACTCACTTACCatcctgattttaaaaatgtgtcatccATTGTTCAGAAGCAttggaaaattatagaaaataaatttaaatctaaaaaaagttttttcatCACCACCAGTCATGGCCTTCAGAAGACCTAA